In Paenibacillus kyungheensis, the following are encoded in one genomic region:
- a CDS encoding carbohydrate kinase family protein — MNEKQYDVVSIGDANIDLIVAGSDQLPLPGQEVFVKNMLIHIGGGAALFSMALAKMGLKVAFNGVLGSDYYGRFILDEFSELNIDTSYIRQSEENNTGISIAINPEHDRSFITYMGSNAEVRMEDLNENSMRYGRHVHLTGYQGSRNHDAYLQMIKKIKSFGATISFDVGWDDSGEWYSGIFEIMKEVDIFFLNELEALHYTGCTEIRESINKMSQHAKHLVVKMGSRGAVSVQQHHMVYRSAYTITAVDTTGAGDSFNAGYMYGVLTGHDRGECLQYGNACGALSVSAYGGNTGIPDQAGVEDFIARQAGHIADDWEVIV; from the coding sequence TTGAACGAAAAACAATACGATGTTGTCTCTATCGGTGATGCTAATATCGATCTGATCGTCGCAGGAAGTGATCAGCTACCTCTTCCAGGGCAAGAAGTGTTTGTGAAAAATATGCTTATTCATATTGGTGGAGGTGCTGCTCTATTCTCGATGGCACTTGCCAAAATGGGGCTTAAAGTTGCTTTTAACGGGGTACTGGGCAGTGATTACTACGGTCGTTTTATTTTGGATGAATTCAGTGAATTGAATATTGATACTTCTTATATTCGTCAGAGTGAAGAAAATAATACAGGCATTTCGATTGCGATCAATCCTGAACATGATCGTTCATTTATCACTTATATGGGCTCTAATGCTGAAGTGCGTATGGAAGACTTGAACGAAAACAGTATGCGATACGGTCGCCATGTTCATTTAACTGGCTATCAAGGTAGTCGTAATCATGATGCTTATCTACAAATGATCAAAAAAATCAAATCGTTTGGTGCTACGATTTCGTTCGATGTCGGTTGGGATGATAGTGGTGAATGGTATAGCGGTATTTTTGAAATTATGAAAGAAGTCGATATTTTCTTTCTTAATGAACTTGAAGCACTACATTATACCGGTTGTACCGAGATTCGTGAATCGATTAACAAAATGTCGCAACATGCGAAACATTTGGTTGTTAAAATGGGCTCACGCGGAGCGGTTTCTGTTCAACAGCATCATATGGTCTACCGCTCTGCGTATACGATTACAGCTGTAGATACGACAGGTGCTGGTGATAGTTTTAATGCAGGTTATATGTATGGCGTATTGACCGGGCATGATAGAGGAGAATGTCTACAATATGGCAACGCTTGTGGAGCACTTTCTGTATCGGCTTATGGTGGCAATACCGGTATACCCGATCAAGCAGGCGTAGAAGATTTTATTGCCAGACAAGCTGGACATATTGCAGACGATTGGGAAGTTATTGTCTGA
- a CDS encoding glycoside hydrolase family 2 TIM barrel-domain containing protein has product MNTTIPSYWKDLNVLQVNREPARSYYIPYADIPSAHTRQRGKSPFYQSLNGGWQFRYYGTVRDVEPAFFMPEYDVHAWDSLLVPSCWQTNGYDQQHYTNLSYPFPCDPPFIPDQNPAGAYVKEIRLQQGWQERESYIAFEGVQSCMYLWINGQFVGYSQGSRMPAEFHVTPYLQEGVNRIAVLVLKWCDGSYLEDQDMWRYNGIFRDVYLLTRDSQHIRDVFVQQSLDYDYDHYHQARLDIQLECSTLVTTNEHLEVQAILLAPDGSELLTTTALIDQTATVTMEITHPILWNAESPALYTLYIKSGQEVLRFAVGLRQIEITEDGVFQINKQPLKLKGVNRHDSHPELGQTIPLQHMLTDLQLMKQHNINTIRTSHYPNDPKFMEYCDEYGFYVIDEVDLECHGIGIPEDFADGAFHQLSVNPDWKESFVERAVRLIERDKNFSSVIMWSMGNESGYDINHIAMARWTRERDPSRPVHYEGAAPIYKGHEDVSVLDVESRMYTSPAEIIAYASDNNNTKPLFLCEYSHAMGNGPGDLKQYWDAIYAYPKLMGGCVWEWVDHGIAQVSANGQSYYAYGGDFGDKPNDGHFCIDGLVSPDRKPHAGLLELKQIMAPVRIESLITVEGNTRSAIGNQFSITNLYDFTDVSHLVLHWKIEDEGLLIEQGTILMPAIAPQHSATITVPTSALQYNTHPLRYLTFSVLTNTEQVWAPIGYEIAFAQFHIPVDPVAITEFSTKNDSEYHLLVDHPLQTNESYGRLVIEGIDFRYVYDLERGQFTEWSKSGVPLLQQPTAFTIWRAPIDNDMHIKEKWLDNGYDHLATKVYNSHWSCVAEQSVIITTSFSLSSYSQYPVLRGEAWWTIQSDGRLEFKVKVSVLDTAPFLPRFGLLLAMPAGTEYIDYFGRGPHESYIDKHHSTRFGKYKKTVDDLFYHYIMPQENGSRFETQWMSATQAMGAGLYFTGSQPFSFNASHYTTTDIMQAKHTYELIRRPETFIHLDYKMSGVGSNSCGPQLAEKYQLQEKEFVFDMQIMPFFKEV; this is encoded by the coding sequence ATGAATACGACCATTCCTAGCTATTGGAAAGACCTGAATGTATTGCAAGTGAATCGTGAACCTGCCCGATCTTATTATATTCCGTATGCTGATATACCAAGCGCACATACTCGTCAACGCGGAAAATCTCCTTTTTACCAGTCTCTAAATGGTGGTTGGCAATTCCGTTATTATGGTACAGTGCGAGATGTAGAACCTGCTTTTTTTATGCCAGAATATGATGTGCACGCATGGGATTCTTTGCTTGTTCCTTCTTGCTGGCAGACCAATGGATATGATCAACAACATTATACGAATCTTAGTTATCCGTTTCCTTGTGATCCTCCTTTTATCCCAGATCAGAATCCAGCCGGTGCTTATGTAAAAGAAATCCGCTTGCAACAAGGCTGGCAAGAACGAGAATCGTATATTGCATTTGAAGGTGTTCAATCTTGTATGTACTTGTGGATCAATGGACAGTTTGTCGGATACAGTCAGGGTAGCCGTATGCCTGCTGAATTTCATGTTACTCCTTATTTACAAGAAGGGGTGAACCGTATCGCTGTACTGGTACTAAAATGGTGTGATGGTTCTTATCTGGAAGATCAAGATATGTGGCGTTATAACGGAATTTTTCGTGATGTTTACCTGCTGACACGTGACTCTCAACATATACGTGATGTATTTGTACAGCAGTCGTTGGATTATGACTATGATCATTACCATCAAGCCCGACTCGATATCCAATTGGAATGTTCTACACTGGTAACCACAAACGAACATCTGGAAGTGCAAGCGATTCTGCTGGCACCGGATGGCTCCGAATTATTAACGACAACCGCTTTAATAGATCAGACTGCAACGGTCACTATGGAGATCACTCATCCGATTCTTTGGAATGCAGAATCTCCTGCATTGTATACTTTGTATATCAAATCCGGTCAAGAAGTTCTGCGATTTGCAGTAGGTTTACGTCAGATTGAGATTACAGAAGATGGTGTATTTCAGATAAATAAACAACCGCTTAAGTTAAAAGGGGTAAATCGTCATGATTCTCACCCTGAGCTTGGACAGACGATTCCTCTTCAACATATGCTGACTGACCTACAGTTAATGAAACAACATAATATTAATACGATTCGTACTTCTCATTACCCTAATGATCCTAAATTTATGGAGTATTGTGATGAATATGGCTTCTATGTGATCGATGAAGTCGATCTAGAATGTCATGGTATCGGTATTCCTGAAGATTTTGCTGATGGGGCTTTTCATCAATTATCGGTCAATCCTGACTGGAAAGAATCCTTTGTTGAACGTGCAGTACGCTTAATCGAACGCGATAAAAATTTCTCTTCTGTAATCATGTGGTCGATGGGCAATGAATCAGGTTACGATATCAATCATATTGCGATGGCTAGATGGACACGTGAACGCGATCCTTCTCGTCCAGTCCATTATGAAGGTGCGGCGCCTATATACAAAGGGCATGAAGATGTAAGCGTTCTGGATGTAGAGAGTCGTATGTATACTTCGCCTGCTGAGATTATTGCGTATGCTAGTGATAACAACAATACCAAGCCTTTATTTCTTTGTGAATACAGTCATGCTATGGGAAATGGACCCGGTGATCTGAAGCAATACTGGGATGCTATTTATGCTTATCCCAAATTGATGGGTGGCTGTGTCTGGGAATGGGTCGATCATGGTATTGCTCAAGTAAGTGCAAACGGGCAATCGTATTATGCGTACGGAGGAGATTTTGGAGATAAGCCTAACGATGGTCATTTCTGTATCGATGGTCTGGTGTCGCCTGATCGTAAGCCACATGCAGGATTATTAGAACTCAAACAAATTATGGCTCCTGTGCGTATTGAATCATTAATTACAGTAGAAGGAAATACACGCTCTGCTATCGGGAATCAATTTAGCATTACCAATCTATACGATTTCACCGATGTATCTCACTTGGTACTACACTGGAAAATCGAAGATGAAGGTCTGCTTATCGAGCAAGGAACTATACTTATGCCTGCTATCGCTCCACAGCATTCGGCTACGATCACTGTTCCTACTTCTGCTCTGCAATACAATACTCATCCTCTGCGTTATCTTACATTCTCTGTGCTGACAAATACAGAACAGGTCTGGGCGCCGATCGGTTATGAGATTGCATTTGCTCAATTCCATATTCCTGTTGATCCTGTAGCGATAACAGAGTTTTCTACCAAGAACGATTCTGAATATCATCTATTGGTAGATCATCCATTACAGACTAACGAATCTTATGGACGCTTAGTTATTGAAGGTATAGATTTCCGTTACGTCTATGATCTGGAACGTGGACAGTTTACAGAATGGAGCAAATCGGGAGTTCCATTACTGCAACAGCCGACAGCATTTACTATCTGGAGAGCACCGATTGATAACGATATGCATATCAAAGAAAAATGGTTAGATAACGGGTACGATCATCTCGCAACCAAAGTGTATAATAGCCATTGGTCATGTGTAGCAGAGCAATCAGTGATCATTACTACTTCTTTTTCACTGTCTTCTTATAGTCAATATCCTGTGTTGCGTGGTGAAGCATGGTGGACGATTCAAAGTGATGGCAGACTAGAGTTCAAAGTCAAAGTCAGTGTACTGGATACCGCTCCATTTCTACCCCGGTTTGGCTTATTGCTCGCTATGCCCGCAGGAACAGAATATATAGATTATTTTGGACGTGGCCCGCATGAAAGTTATATAGATAAGCATCACAGTACACGTTTTGGCAAATATAAGAAAACAGTCGATGATCTCTTTTACCATTATATTATGCCTCAGGAAAATGGATCACGCTTTGAAACGCAATGGATGAGTGCTACGCAAGCGATGGGTGCCGGGCTTTATTTTACAGGTTCTCAACCTTTTTCTTTCAATGCTTCTCATTACACGACAACAGACATCATGCAGGCAAAACATACTTATGAACTGATTCGCCGACCAGAAACGTTTATCCATCTGGATTATAAAATGAGTGGCGTTGGCTCAAATTCTTGTGGACCTCAACTGGCTGAAAAGTATCAATTACAGGAAAAAGAGTTTGTTTTTGATATGCAGATTATGCCTTTTTTTAAAGAAGTATAG
- a CDS encoding alpha-mannosidase, which produces MFFTEDKLKKRLQQLEPLRYRDAFEVPEYIAIEDIIGENGMRPPTATLNHQNTSIRTGDFWKGRDRYLWLSASINVPVEWCHRTVVGLFDFGITEGGNNGGFESLAYWNHQPYQGVDSNHIEMILPVGYSGEARLDFRLWSGLEGGGPPREMNHQIKQSQIAWLDRQVDTFFYTAKAILQTITILSATVYERSALLQCLDKAFHHINWSNPGSDSFYESVYIAADQLDQQLTTMKQNHPVTVTALGHTHIDVAWLWRLKHTREKAARSFSTVLRLMEHDPDYIFLQTQPQLYEYIKQDYPDIYEKIKERISEGRWEAGGGMWVEADCNLTSGESLVRQFLFGTRFFEQEFGVSSSYLWLPDVFGYSWALPQILKKSGFDTFMTTKISWNQVNRMPHDTFQWRGIDGSEVLTHFITTPDDWEDGNSFFYTYNGLIEAQTVQGIWNSYQDKEVNQNLLLSYGYGDGGGGVTREMLELRRQLDRIPGVPQVTTGRADDYFEQLNTTFDHTDRYVHTWDGELYLEYHRGTYTSQAYNKKMNRKLELLYRETEWLQTFSSVLATDWSTYAQQSINEGWKIILRNQFHDIIPGSSIAEVYEDSTKEYAEALQIGQQAWSAASTTLTTTDDHSITVFNSSSWAVSPAVHIPFALCGTEDYIWTDDQQHLLQAQRTDDHWIVQTSTIPALGVSTIHYKTIATSDDNGMVDSIPFLYEEGTLVTPYYELKWNAQGQLISIMDLENVRQVLAPDARGNVFQLFEDKPMNFDSWDIDIFYQEKMEEINHLISVRLLSTGLLQTTVEFVWQYDETVITQQLTVYARSRRIDFQTHVDWKERQKLLKVAFPVQIRSTEATYDIQFGNVKRPTHWNTSWDWARFESVGHQWADLSERNYGVSLLNDCKYGYDIKDNVMRLSLLKSAIYPDPHADYGQHEFTYSLYPHAGDWLTGHTVQEAWALNQPCQIASGKAQVFNTDRSSFSMFTLSASHVMVDAVKKAEDHNLIVLRIHEYGGIRSPLHITSDLLIDSWQECNLMEQPIGEIHHTPLSLEISPYEIRTFLVSLQGG; this is translated from the coding sequence ATGTTTTTCACAGAAGATAAATTAAAAAAACGTCTACAGCAACTAGAACCACTTCGTTATCGGGATGCTTTTGAAGTGCCCGAGTATATCGCCATCGAAGATATTATAGGTGAAAATGGTATGCGTCCTCCAACAGCAACGTTAAACCATCAAAATACAAGCATAAGAACAGGTGATTTTTGGAAAGGCAGAGACCGTTATCTATGGCTCTCTGCCTCTATTAACGTTCCTGTAGAATGGTGTCATCGTACAGTAGTTGGATTATTTGACTTCGGTATTACAGAAGGCGGTAACAATGGTGGATTTGAATCGTTAGCTTATTGGAATCATCAACCTTATCAAGGTGTAGATAGTAATCATATCGAGATGATTTTACCTGTAGGTTACTCTGGTGAAGCACGACTAGATTTTCGTTTATGGTCAGGGCTTGAAGGTGGTGGCCCTCCGCGCGAAATGAATCATCAGATAAAGCAATCACAGATCGCATGGTTAGATCGCCAAGTCGATACCTTTTTTTATACAGCCAAAGCGATATTACAGACGATTACGATCTTATCAGCCACAGTATATGAGCGTTCCGCATTGCTGCAATGTCTGGATAAAGCTTTTCACCATATCAACTGGTCGAATCCCGGCTCAGATTCTTTCTATGAATCGGTTTATATCGCTGCCGATCAATTAGATCAACAATTGACCACGATGAAGCAGAATCATCCGGTGACTGTTACAGCTCTTGGACATACCCATATTGATGTAGCATGGTTATGGCGCTTAAAGCATACCCGCGAAAAAGCAGCTCGTTCCTTTTCGACCGTACTTCGTTTAATGGAACATGATCCAGATTATATTTTTCTTCAGACTCAACCGCAACTGTATGAGTATATTAAGCAAGACTATCCAGATATTTATGAGAAAATCAAAGAAAGAATTAGTGAAGGTCGCTGGGAAGCTGGCGGTGGGATGTGGGTAGAAGCGGATTGTAATCTAACCTCTGGCGAATCGTTAGTACGGCAATTTTTATTCGGGACTCGCTTTTTTGAACAAGAATTTGGCGTATCCAGCAGTTATCTATGGTTACCCGATGTATTTGGTTATAGCTGGGCGTTACCGCAGATTTTGAAAAAATCAGGTTTTGATACATTTATGACGACCAAAATCAGTTGGAATCAAGTCAATCGGATGCCTCATGATACTTTTCAATGGCGTGGGATTGATGGGTCAGAAGTGTTAACTCATTTTATAACCACACCGGATGATTGGGAAGATGGCAATTCTTTCTTTTACACCTATAACGGATTGATCGAAGCTCAGACTGTTCAAGGCATCTGGAATAGTTATCAGGATAAAGAAGTGAATCAGAACCTTCTATTATCGTATGGCTATGGTGATGGCGGCGGTGGCGTTACACGTGAAATGTTAGAACTTCGTCGTCAGTTGGATCGTATACCGGGTGTTCCTCAAGTCACTACCGGGCGTGCTGATGATTATTTTGAACAGTTAAATACAACATTTGATCATACCGATCGTTATGTGCATACATGGGATGGTGAACTGTATCTTGAATATCACCGGGGAACCTATACTAGTCAAGCCTATAACAAAAAAATGAATCGTAAATTAGAGTTATTATATCGGGAAACAGAATGGCTACAAACGTTCAGTAGTGTACTTGCTACAGACTGGTCGACGTACGCTCAACAGTCAATCAATGAAGGTTGGAAAATTATTTTACGCAATCAATTCCATGATATTATTCCTGGATCTTCAATTGCAGAAGTGTATGAAGATAGTACCAAAGAATATGCCGAAGCGTTACAGATCGGTCAACAAGCTTGGTCAGCTGCTTCCACCACATTAACAACAACCGACGATCATAGTATCACTGTATTTAACAGTTCTTCTTGGGCAGTCTCCCCTGCTGTTCATATTCCATTTGCTTTATGTGGAACAGAAGATTATATCTGGACAGACGATCAACAACATCTACTGCAAGCACAACGTACCGATGATCACTGGATTGTACAGACATCGACTATTCCTGCACTCGGTGTAAGTACAATTCATTACAAGACTATAGCTACTTCCGACGATAACGGTATGGTAGATTCTATTCCTTTCTTATATGAAGAAGGTACATTGGTCACTCCTTATTATGAATTAAAATGGAATGCACAAGGACAACTGATAAGTATTATGGACTTGGAAAATGTACGTCAGGTGCTTGCTCCTGATGCTCGTGGTAATGTGTTTCAATTATTTGAAGATAAGCCTATGAACTTTGACTCCTGGGATATCGATATCTTTTATCAAGAAAAAATGGAAGAAATCAATCATCTCATCTCGGTACGTCTGTTAAGCACAGGTCTATTACAGACTACTGTTGAATTTGTCTGGCAGTATGATGAGACAGTAATTACGCAACAATTAACCGTATATGCTCGCAGTCGCCGGATCGATTTCCAGACACATGTCGATTGGAAAGAACGTCAAAAATTACTCAAAGTTGCATTTCCTGTACAGATTCGATCTACAGAAGCAACTTATGATATCCAATTCGGTAATGTAAAACGTCCGACACACTGGAATACCAGTTGGGATTGGGCACGATTCGAAAGTGTAGGTCATCAATGGGCAGACTTATCAGAGCGCAATTATGGAGTGAGTCTGCTGAATGATTGTAAGTATGGCTATGATATTAAAGACAATGTGATGCGTCTATCATTACTAAAATCAGCCATCTATCCTGATCCTCATGCAGATTATGGACAACATGAATTTACGTATTCACTGTATCCTCATGCTGGAGATTGGTTAACCGGTCATACTGTTCAAGAAGCTTGGGCGTTAAATCAACCTTGCCAGATTGCTTCAGGCAAAGCTCAAGTATTCAATACAGATCGTTCATCGTTCTCGATGTTCACTTTATCCGCTTCCCACGTTATGGTCGATGCAGTCAAAAAAGCAGAAGATCACAATCTGATTGTGCTTCGTATTCATGAATACGGTGGTATTCGTTCCCCTCTTCATATTACGAGTGATCTTCTTATTGATAGCTGGCAAGAATGTAATCTGATGGAACAACCGATTGGAGAAATTCATCATACTCCATTATCGCTAGAAATCTCACCTTATGAGATTCGTACTTTTCTTGTATCGCTTCAAGGGGGATAA
- a CDS encoding glycoside hydrolase family 52 protein: MIKNSFYNVQHSPIGAFASFTLGFKGAKGGLGLELGKPADENIYIGLQSRDGSTYEALPFFTQVEDESSRYDVEKEKQTNDSSAISLVHYQDEQIERTLDIATDTWTAGDLTFKIYSSVRPVPDPAHASDEELQSAIVPAVFAEMTIDNTEGNTSRRAFFGYEGSDPYRSMRVISGADDQANDVYVGVGQGRQTAILCDDPEVTPALGFGIEKVLQETFANNLYFGLGIVGALLMDVPAGQKRTFRLAICFYRDGIVTTGIDTSYYYTRYFKRIEEVGTYALHNWESLIDACEQANKWIGESNKLNPDQHFMVAQSIHSYYGSTQLLQTVDHQPLWIVNEGEYRMMNTLDLTADQLYYELIMNPWTVRNELELFVERYSYYDQVCFPQDRTAYPGGLSFTHDVGIANHFSRPQYSAYELAGIDDCFSYMSHEELINWLCCALTYIEQTKDHDFKQKYMNILQDGLQSMLHRDHPDPEQRNGLMGLDSDRTQGGAEITTYDSLDVSLGQSRNNIYLAGKCWAVYLALEKLFVEEGQTEYAEQAGAQADRCAVTVTAQLNEQGYIPAVIGEGNDSQIIPAIEGLVFPYFTGCAKALERDGRFADYLQALHTHLNTVLVKGTCLFDNGAWKLSSTSNNSWLSKIYLSQFIAREIMGLTWDEQGLTADAAHVEWLTHPEYSYWCWSDQIISGIISGSKYYPRGVTSILWLWEKGDGKLRTPEALSHPITSAQI, translated from the coding sequence AAAAATTCATTTTATAATGTACAACATTCTCCAATCGGTGCATTTGCTAGCTTCACATTAGGATTCAAAGGAGCCAAAGGAGGACTGGGTCTAGAACTTGGCAAACCAGCGGATGAGAATATCTATATCGGATTACAATCAAGAGATGGATCTACGTATGAAGCACTACCTTTTTTTACTCAAGTGGAAGATGAAAGTTCTCGTTATGATGTAGAAAAGGAAAAACAGACAAATGATTCGTCAGCAATATCGTTAGTTCATTATCAAGACGAACAAATCGAGCGTACCTTAGATATAGCTACAGATACATGGACAGCTGGCGATCTTACTTTTAAAATTTATTCTTCTGTGCGTCCTGTTCCTGATCCTGCACATGCAAGTGACGAAGAACTCCAATCAGCTATCGTTCCTGCTGTATTTGCCGAAATGACGATTGATAATACAGAAGGTAACACAAGCAGACGAGCTTTTTTTGGATATGAAGGAAGTGATCCTTATCGCTCAATGCGTGTCATTAGCGGAGCAGATGATCAAGCAAATGATGTATATGTAGGGGTAGGACAAGGAAGACAGACAGCAATTCTATGCGATGATCCAGAGGTAACTCCAGCACTTGGATTTGGTATTGAAAAAGTATTGCAAGAAACATTTGCTAATAATTTATATTTTGGTCTAGGGATTGTAGGCGCGCTCCTGATGGATGTACCCGCAGGGCAAAAGCGTACTTTCCGGTTAGCGATCTGCTTTTATAGAGATGGAATAGTGACTACAGGAATAGATACTTCTTATTATTACACCCGTTATTTTAAGCGTATAGAAGAGGTAGGTACATATGCGCTACACAACTGGGAATCGTTGATTGATGCTTGTGAACAAGCGAATAAGTGGATTGGTGAAAGTAACAAGCTTAATCCAGATCAGCATTTTATGGTGGCACAATCGATTCATAGTTATTATGGTAGTACTCAATTGTTACAGACAGTCGATCACCAACCGCTCTGGATCGTGAATGAAGGTGAATACCGGATGATGAATACACTTGATCTTACTGCTGATCAATTGTATTACGAGTTGATTATGAACCCGTGGACTGTACGTAATGAATTAGAACTTTTTGTCGAGCGATATAGCTATTATGATCAAGTGTGCTTTCCACAAGATCGGACAGCCTATCCAGGTGGGTTATCATTTACACATGATGTCGGTATAGCCAATCATTTTTCTCGTCCACAGTATTCAGCTTATGAATTAGCAGGGATTGATGATTGTTTCTCTTATATGAGTCATGAAGAATTGATCAACTGGCTCTGCTGTGCATTAACGTATATCGAGCAGACCAAAGACCATGATTTTAAGCAAAAATATATGAATATACTGCAAGATGGATTGCAAAGTATGCTTCACCGGGATCATCCAGATCCAGAGCAACGTAACGGTCTGATGGGATTAGATAGCGATCGTACACAAGGCGGAGCTGAGATTACAACGTATGACAGTCTAGATGTATCGCTCGGTCAATCTCGCAACAATATTTATCTAGCAGGTAAATGCTGGGCAGTCTACTTGGCATTAGAAAAATTATTTGTTGAGGAAGGGCAGACGGAATATGCAGAACAAGCAGGAGCACAAGCAGATCGCTGCGCTGTAACAGTAACGGCTCAGTTGAATGAGCAAGGGTATATCCCAGCAGTTATAGGCGAAGGCAATGATTCGCAGATTATTCCAGCGATCGAAGGATTGGTATTTCCTTATTTTACAGGCTGTGCCAAAGCGCTTGAACGTGATGGACGATTTGCAGATTATCTTCAAGCACTGCATACTCATTTGAATACTGTATTGGTCAAAGGAACATGTTTGTTTGATAATGGCGCTTGGAAATTATCATCGACAAGTAACAATTCATGGCTTAGTAAAATCTATCTGTCGCAATTTATAGCACGTGAGATTATGGGATTAACGTGGGATGAACAGGGACTTACAGCAGATGCTGCTCATGTAGAATGGCTGACCCATCCAGAGTATTCTTACTGGTGTTGGAGTGACCAGATTATATCCGGCATTATTAGCGGTAGCAAATACTATCCACGCGGAGTGACTTCGATCCTCTGGTTATGGGAAAAAGGGGACGGTAAACTGCGTACACCTGAAGCCTTATCTCACCCGATAACATCAGCTCAGATATAG
- a CDS encoding glycoside hydrolase family 125 protein, with translation MNTQPPLPLTTAMNTYIQHIEQQLEHLPVLQGMFRQCYANTYETTLQRLADGSTFVITGDIPAMWLRDSTAQVRHYLPVAVHDTEVADMIAGVIRRQIFYIGIDPYGNAFNIEDNDHRYDIDLTELNGWVWERKYEIDSLCYPIQLSYLFWKATGRTDLFDESFRTVLHRIIDLWRCEQHHDDHSPYVFMRENCPPSDTLRNQGKGMPTSYTGMTWSGFRPSDDACTFGYLIPSNMFASVVLGYMAEIAIDMYHDERLATKALRLQEEIDFGIENYGTVIHPQYGKIYAYETDGQGNHNLMDDANVPSLLSIPYLGYRAVEDKVYQNTRAFVLSEHNPYYFTGIAASGIGSPHTPTDYIWHIALSMQGLTSTDPLEIKSILDTLASTHADTGFMHEGFHKDDPTKFTRPWFAWANSLFAELVSQYALQSSKEPSSL, from the coding sequence ATGAATACTCAGCCCCCTTTGCCACTGACAACAGCAATGAATACGTATATTCAACACATTGAACAACAATTGGAACATCTGCCTGTATTACAGGGGATGTTCCGTCAGTGTTATGCCAATACGTATGAGACGACCTTACAACGATTAGCCGATGGCAGTACATTTGTGATTACAGGCGATATTCCAGCGATGTGGTTACGAGATTCCACAGCTCAAGTACGGCATTATTTGCCTGTCGCTGTACATGATACTGAAGTGGCTGATATGATCGCAGGTGTAATTCGTCGCCAGATCTTTTATATCGGGATTGATCCTTATGGAAATGCTTTTAATATCGAAGATAATGATCATCGGTATGATATCGATCTGACAGAACTAAACGGCTGGGTATGGGAACGTAAATATGAGATTGATTCCCTTTGTTACCCGATTCAACTTAGCTATTTGTTCTGGAAAGCTACAGGACGTACAGATCTATTTGATGAATCTTTTCGTACCGTGCTCCACCGGATTATCGATCTCTGGCGTTGTGAACAACATCATGATGATCATTCTCCTTATGTATTTATGCGCGAAAATTGCCCTCCTTCGGATACACTTCGTAATCAAGGTAAAGGTATGCCTACTTCATATACAGGTATGACCTGGTCAGGATTTCGCCCTAGTGATGATGCTTGTACATTTGGATATCTGATTCCATCTAATATGTTCGCCTCGGTTGTGCTTGGTTATATGGCAGAAATTGCAATCGACATGTATCATGATGAGCGTCTGGCAACCAAAGCTTTGCGTTTACAAGAAGAAATCGATTTTGGAATCGAAAATTATGGTACTGTGATTCATCCGCAATATGGCAAAATCTATGCCTATGAAACAGATGGACAAGGCAATCATAATCTAATGGATGATGCCAATGTCCCTAGCTTGTTATCTATTCCTTATTTGGGTTATCGTGCTGTCGAGGATAAGGTATATCAGAATACACGTGCATTTGTATTGAGTGAACACAACCCTTATTATTTTACAGGTATAGCCGCAAGTGGCATTGGTAGCCCGCATACACCGACTGATTATATTTGGCATATTGCGTTGTCGATGCAAGGACTCACTTCGACCGATCCGTTAGAAATAAAATCAATTCTCGATACTCTCGCTAGCACTCATGCCGATACAGGCTTTATGCATGAAGGATTTCACAAAGACGATCCTACAAAGTTTACCCGCCCGTGGTTTGCATGGGCAAATAGTTTATTTGCTGAATTGGTTAGCCAGTACGCACTTCAATCCAGTAAGGAGCCCTCTTCCCTATGA